From one Odontesthes bonariensis isolate fOdoBon6 chromosome 14, fOdoBon6.hap1, whole genome shotgun sequence genomic stretch:
- the LOC142398598 gene encoding tripartite motif-containing protein 16-like isoform X1: MAQKGVQLDQESFSCSICLDLLKDPVTIPCGHSYCMNCIKAHWNGKNQKGIHSCPQCRKTFTARPVLEKNTMLADLIEELKKTGLQAAPADHCYAGAEDVACDFCSERKLKAIKSCLSCLASYCENHLQPHYDVAPLRKHKLVEPSKKLQENICSVHDEVMKMFCRTDQKCICYLCSVDEHKGHDTVSAAAERTERQRELEGSRQQIQQRIQDAEKDVKLLQQQLEAIHQSADKTEEHSQKIFSQLIRLLQKRSSDVKQQIRSQQEAEGRRVKELQEKLEQEITELKRKDAELQQLSHTEDHSQFLHSCPSVAALRGATHSSSIQIRPLRHFEDVTAAVSELRDKLQDILREEWTNISLRVAEVDVLLSQPEPEPEPEPESRAGFLKYSCEITLDPNTANRQLLLSEGNRKVTLMNQLQSYSDHPDRFTEWSQVLSRESLTGRCYWEVEMRGVGVNVAVAYKNISRAGYGNECAFGYNDKSWALNCSSDGYSFWHNSIFTSISGPQASRVGVYLDHRAGILSFYSVSGTMTLLHRVQTTFTQPLCAGVCIDNFSAWCKFCSFDDRTVTKDAGCSVS, from the coding sequence atggcgcagaaaggagttcagctggatCAGGAAAGCTTCTCCTGTTCCAtctgcctggatctgctgaaggatccggtgactattccctgtggacacagctactgcatgaaCTGTATTAAAGCCCACTGGAATGGAAAGAATCAGAAGGgaatccacagctgccctcagtgcaggaaaactttcacagcgaggcctgtcctggagaaaaacaccatgttagctgatttaatagaagagctgaagaagactggactccaagctgctcctgctgatcactgctatgctggagctgaagatgtggcctgtgatttctgctctgagagaaaactgaaagccatcaagtcctgtttatcctgtctggcctcttactgtgagaatcaccttcagcctcattatgatgtggctccattaaggaaacacaagctggtggagccctccaagaagctccaggagaacatctgctctgttcacgatgaggtgatgaagatgttctgccgtaccgatcagaagtgcatctgttatctctgctctgtggatgaacataaaggccacgacaccgtgtcagctgcagcagaaaggactgagaggcagagagagctggaggggagtcggcagcagatccagcagagaatccaggacgcagagaaagatgtgaagctgcttcagcagcagctggaggccatccatcagtctgctgataaaacagaggagcacagccagaagatcttcagccagctgatccgtctcctccagaaaagaagctctgatgtgaagcagcagatcagatcccagcaggaagccgaagggaggcgagtcaaagagcttcaggagaagctggagcaggagatcactgagctgaagaggaaagatgctgagctgcagcagctctcacacacagaggatcacagccagtttctgcacagctgcccctcagtggcagcactcaggggggctacacactcatccagcatccagatccgtcctctgaggcactttgaggatgtgacagcagctgtgtcagagctcagagataaactacaggacatcctgagagaggaatggaccaacatctcactgagagtcgctgaagtggatgttttactgtcacagccagaaccagaaccagaaccagaaccagagagcagagctggattcttaaaatattcatgtgaaatcacactggatccaaacacagcaaacagacagctgttactgtcagaggggaacagaaaagtgacattaatgaatcaacttcagtcttattctgatcatccagacagattcactgaGTGGtctcaggtcctgagcagagagagtctgactggacgttgttactgggaggtggagatgagaggagTAGGAGTTaatgtagcagtcgcatacaagaacatcagcagagcaggataTGGGAATGAATGTGCATTTGGAtataatgacaaatcttgggcattaAATTGTTCCTCAGATGGTTATTCATTTTGGCACAACAGCATCTTtacctccatctcaggtcctcaggcctccagagtgggagtgtacctggatcacagagcaggtattctgtccttctacagcgtctctggaaccatgactctcctccacagagtccagaccacattcactcagccgctctgtgcTGGAGTTTGTATTGATAATTTCTCTGCATGGTGTAAGTTTTGTTCATTTGATGACAGAACGGTCACTAAAGATGCAGGTTGTTCTGTTTCTTAA